The following coding sequences lie in one Streptomyces sp. NBC_00510 genomic window:
- a CDS encoding sulfite oxidase-like oxidoreductase — translation MPIISRGFHGRRPTSGNTLPPGQYETFDFPVMSAGPTPRITRDDWEFTVTTEDGTRHRWDWAELMALPAETPTVDLHCVTKWSKFGTHWRGVSLDVLLADVETAAEYALVHSYGGYTTNLPLEDLLDGQAWIAHEYDGDELAPEHGGPARLLVPHLYLWKSAKWVRGIRLLLDDEPGFWESVGYHDYGDPWREQRYQGD, via the coding sequence ATGCCCATCATCTCGCGCGGATTCCACGGCCGGCGCCCCACGTCGGGCAACACACTTCCGCCGGGACAGTACGAGACCTTCGACTTCCCCGTCATGTCCGCCGGCCCCACCCCACGGATCACCCGGGACGACTGGGAGTTCACCGTCACCACCGAGGACGGCACCCGCCACCGGTGGGACTGGGCGGAACTCATGGCGCTGCCCGCCGAGACGCCGACCGTCGACCTGCACTGCGTGACCAAGTGGTCGAAGTTCGGCACCCACTGGCGGGGCGTCTCCCTGGACGTACTGCTCGCCGACGTCGAGACCGCCGCCGAGTACGCGCTCGTTCACTCCTACGGCGGCTACACCACCAACCTGCCCCTGGAGGACCTCCTCGACGGACAGGCGTGGATCGCCCACGAGTACGACGGTGACGAGCTCGCCCCGGAGCACGGCGGCCCCGCCCGGCTGCTGGTCCCGCACCTGTACCTGTGGAAGTCGGCGAAGTGGGTCCGCGGCATCCGGCTGCTCCTGGACGACGAGCCGGGCTTCTGGGAGAGCGTCGGCTACCACGACTACGGAGACCCATGGCGCGAACAGCGGTACCAAGGCGACTAG
- a CDS encoding ferredoxin reductase, with product MARTAVPRRLGDRLRWRAAELVERRAESEAAWTLVLDVPGWPGHLPGQHLDLRLTAEDGYSTQRSYSLASAPDGDRIELTVQRVEDGEVSPYLTDDLAVGDAVEIRGPVGGWFVWRPEQTEPVLLVAGGSGLVPLMAMVRARAAAGSRAPFRLLYSVRTPGDRFYAAELDRGEPGLDTTHLYTRSAPDGGTRPAGRLQARDLAEWGWPADFEPTCYVCGPTGFVETAAGLLVALGHSPDRIRTERFGPSGG from the coding sequence ATGGCGCGAACAGCGGTACCAAGGCGACTAGGCGACCGCCTGCGCTGGCGGGCCGCCGAACTGGTGGAACGGCGCGCCGAGTCCGAGGCGGCGTGGACCCTTGTGCTCGACGTGCCCGGCTGGCCCGGCCACCTGCCCGGACAGCACCTCGACCTCCGGCTCACCGCGGAGGACGGCTACAGCACCCAGCGCAGCTACTCCCTGGCGTCCGCGCCCGACGGCGACCGGATCGAACTGACCGTCCAGCGCGTCGAGGACGGCGAGGTCTCGCCCTACCTGACCGACGACCTCGCCGTCGGCGACGCCGTCGAGATCCGCGGCCCCGTCGGCGGCTGGTTCGTCTGGCGCCCCGAGCAGACCGAACCGGTCCTGCTGGTCGCGGGCGGTTCCGGGCTCGTCCCGCTCATGGCGATGGTCCGCGCCCGCGCCGCGGCGGGCAGCCGCGCCCCGTTCCGGCTGCTGTACTCCGTGCGCACGCCCGGAGACCGGTTCTACGCGGCCGAACTGGACCGGGGCGAGCCCGGCCTCGACACGACTCACCTCTACACCCGCTCGGCGCCGGACGGCGGGACCCGCCCCGCGGGCCGGCTCCAGGCGCGCGACCTGGCCGAATGGGGCTGGCCCGCGGACTTCGAGCCCACCTGTTACGTGTGCGGCCCCACCGGCTTCGTTGAGACGGCCGCGGGCCTGCTGGTGGCCCTCGGCCATTCCCCGGACCGGATCCGCACCGAGCGTTTCGGTCCCAGCGGGGGATGA
- a CDS encoding SpoIIE family protein phosphatase: MTGTGNGEGAPDGACIFEKALFEQARAGLEMYDMRLRVLRANPAALAVRGLPADVVIGAALGDLDDRIPLSPVMNEVLEGGSAVLDRPVSAYPATDPGNRHDYAVTGFVLRDGGRPIGVAAMVHDVTRDLRKQKELDLLNMARAGIGSSLDPLRTAQELADIAVPCFADAVAVDLMESVLTGDAPVGPVTIRMPMRRAAFTSREGQYGAYPVGSASHFAFPTPYTQALGDLRPRLVDAVPSSGGWLVHDRARAEFIARSGAHSLIVTPLTVHGLVMGLASFYRDGSRPVPFDEEDLSLATQLATCTAICVDNARRFTREHTVATALQRSLLPRRPPEAAGVRSSHCYMPGRYGAHWFDVLPLSSCRVGLVIGYVAGEDLQASTAMGRLRTAASTLAAMDLPPDELLAHLDDAGRRLAREQDADPVTLHHARPPFTASCLYVTYDPVTRTCAAASAGHASPLLTGPDGVVSTLEVPAGPALGHGTPYETVTTQLRAGSLLTLYSDGSAHRHPAEAEERLTRLRKVVAEPAAAPGEVCDEIVYKVLRGATPQDGAALLLARTRTIAPDHISSWTFPAEAPSVREARRAAHGRLAQWGLEDHAPVTDLVVSELATNVIRHARGPIRLRLILDRGLTVEVHDDADTAPHLRHARLQDEGGRGLFIVASLTRHWGTRYEETGKTIWAEQELPNL; this comes from the coding sequence ATGACCGGTACCGGCAACGGCGAGGGCGCCCCGGACGGCGCGTGCATCTTCGAGAAGGCCCTGTTCGAGCAGGCCAGGGCGGGCCTCGAGATGTACGACATGCGGTTGCGCGTCCTGCGCGCCAACCCCGCGGCCCTGGCCGTGCGCGGGCTGCCGGCGGACGTGGTGATCGGCGCCGCCCTCGGTGACCTGGACGACCGGATCCCGCTCTCGCCCGTCATGAACGAGGTCCTGGAGGGCGGTTCCGCGGTCCTCGACCGTCCCGTCAGCGCGTACCCGGCCACCGATCCGGGCAACCGCCACGACTACGCCGTCACCGGCTTCGTCCTGCGGGACGGCGGGCGGCCCATCGGCGTCGCCGCGATGGTCCACGACGTGACCCGCGACCTGCGCAAGCAGAAGGAACTGGACCTCCTGAACATGGCGCGGGCCGGCATCGGCAGCTCGCTGGACCCGCTGCGTACGGCGCAGGAACTGGCCGACATCGCGGTGCCGTGCTTCGCGGACGCCGTCGCGGTCGACCTGATGGAGTCCGTGCTCACCGGGGACGCGCCCGTGGGCCCGGTGACAATCCGGATGCCGATGCGGCGCGCCGCGTTCACGTCCCGCGAGGGGCAGTACGGCGCCTACCCCGTGGGCAGCGCCAGTCACTTCGCCTTCCCCACGCCGTACACGCAGGCCCTGGGCGACCTGCGGCCCCGGCTGGTGGACGCGGTGCCGTCGTCCGGCGGATGGCTGGTGCACGACCGGGCGCGCGCGGAGTTCATCGCGCGTTCCGGGGCGCACTCGCTGATCGTGACGCCGCTGACCGTCCACGGGCTGGTCATGGGCCTGGCCAGCTTCTACCGGGACGGGTCGCGCCCGGTGCCCTTCGACGAGGAGGACCTGTCGCTGGCGACCCAACTGGCCACCTGCACGGCGATCTGCGTCGACAACGCCCGCCGTTTCACCCGCGAGCACACGGTCGCCACCGCGCTGCAGCGCAGTCTTCTGCCGCGCCGGCCGCCCGAGGCGGCGGGGGTGCGGTCCTCGCACTGCTACATGCCCGGCCGCTACGGCGCCCACTGGTTCGACGTCCTCCCGCTGTCGAGCTGCCGGGTCGGGCTCGTCATCGGGTACGTCGCCGGGGAGGACCTGCAGGCCTCCACCGCGATGGGGCGGCTGCGGACCGCCGCCTCCACGCTGGCCGCGATGGACCTCCCGCCCGACGAGCTGCTGGCCCACCTCGACGACGCGGGCCGGCGGCTGGCGCGCGAGCAGGACGCGGACCCGGTGACGCTGCACCACGCGCGGCCGCCCTTCACCGCCTCCTGCCTGTACGTGACGTACGACCCGGTCACCCGGACGTGCGCGGCGGCCTCCGCCGGGCACGCCTCCCCTCTGCTGACGGGGCCCGACGGGGTGGTGAGCACGCTGGAGGTACCGGCCGGGCCGGCGCTCGGCCACGGCACGCCCTACGAGACGGTGACCACGCAGCTGCGGGCCGGCAGCCTGCTGACGCTCTACTCCGACGGCAGCGCACACCGCCACCCGGCCGAGGCCGAGGAGCGGCTCACCCGGCTGCGCAAGGTGGTCGCAGAACCCGCGGCCGCCCCCGGGGAGGTGTGCGACGAGATCGTCTACAAGGTGCTGCGCGGCGCGACCCCGCAGGACGGCGCCGCCCTGCTGCTGGCCAGGACCCGGACCATCGCCCCCGACCACATCTCCAGCTGGACCTTCCCCGCCGAGGCGCCCTCCGTCCGCGAGGCCCGCCGTGCCGCGCACGGCCGGCTGGCGCAGTGGGGGCTGGAGGACCACGCCCCGGTCACCGACCTGGTCGTCAGCGAACTCGCCACCAACGTCATCCGGCACGCGAGGGGCCCCATCCGGTTGCGGCTGATCCTCGACCGGGGACTCACCGTCGAGGTGCACGACGACGCCGACACCGCGCCGCACCTGCGCCACGCCCGTCTGCAGGACGAGGGCGGACGCGGTCTGTTCATCGTCGCCTCCCTCACACGGCACTGGGGCACGCGCTACGAGGAGACGGGCAAGACGATCTGGGCCGAGCAGGAGCTGCCGAACCTCTGA
- a CDS encoding aldo/keto reductase, with protein MRYTTFGHRTGLRVSEYALGTGNFGTRWGAGADPDESRRMFDRFAEAGGTFLDTADNYQFGESEELLGRFIAADRDHFVLATKYSVGAVPRPDVSGSGNGRKNMVRSLEASLKRLGTDHLDLFWVHFPDELTPMEEILRGLDDLVSSGKILHAALSNFPAWRVSRAVTLAELKNWAPVAGIQVEYSLVERTADREVLPMAESLGLGAALWSPLGGGLLTGKYRGGDEGRLSDLKTLIHTESSAQKTAVVDTVLAVAEETAATPAQVSVAWLRERAARAATSFVPIIGPRNTAQLEDYLGALDVRLTPEQYTRMSEVSAVPLGVPHEATAGVLERVRGGDSSLVVEPPRPVA; from the coding sequence ATGCGTTACACGACCTTCGGACACCGGACCGGACTGCGCGTCTCGGAGTACGCCCTCGGCACCGGCAACTTCGGCACCCGCTGGGGCGCCGGCGCCGACCCGGACGAGTCCCGCCGGATGTTCGACAGGTTCGCCGAGGCCGGCGGCACCTTCCTCGACACCGCCGACAACTACCAGTTCGGCGAGTCGGAGGAGCTGCTCGGCCGCTTCATCGCCGCCGACCGCGACCACTTCGTCCTGGCCACCAAGTACAGCGTCGGCGCCGTCCCGCGCCCGGACGTCTCCGGGAGCGGCAACGGGCGCAAGAACATGGTCCGGTCGCTGGAGGCCAGCCTCAAGCGCCTCGGCACCGACCACCTCGACCTGTTCTGGGTGCACTTCCCGGACGAACTCACGCCGATGGAGGAGATCCTGCGCGGCCTGGACGACCTGGTGAGCTCCGGCAAGATCCTGCACGCCGCCCTGTCGAACTTCCCCGCCTGGCGCGTCTCCCGCGCCGTCACCCTCGCCGAGCTGAAGAACTGGGCCCCCGTCGCCGGCATCCAGGTCGAGTACAGCCTCGTGGAGCGCACCGCGGACCGTGAGGTGCTGCCGATGGCCGAGAGCCTCGGGCTGGGCGCCGCCCTGTGGTCCCCGCTCGGCGGCGGCCTGCTCACCGGCAAGTACCGCGGCGGCGACGAGGGCCGGCTCAGCGACCTGAAGACGCTGATCCACACCGAGTCGTCCGCCCAGAAGACCGCGGTCGTCGACACCGTCCTGGCCGTCGCCGAGGAGACCGCGGCGACTCCGGCGCAGGTGTCCGTGGCATGGCTGCGCGAGCGGGCCGCCCGCGCCGCGACGTCCTTCGTGCCGATCATCGGCCCGCGCAACACCGCCCAGCTCGAGGACTACCTCGGCGCGCTCGACGTGCGGCTCACCCCGGAGCAGTACACGCGCATGAGCGAGGTCAGCGCCGTACCGCTCGGCGTCCCCCACGAGGCCACCGCCGGCGTGCTGGAGCGGGTCCGCGGCGGCGACTCCTCCCTGGTGGTCGAGCCGCCCCGGCCGGTCGCCTGA